A stretch of Lathyrus oleraceus cultivar Zhongwan6 chromosome 6, CAAS_Psat_ZW6_1.0, whole genome shotgun sequence DNA encodes these proteins:
- the LOC127097712 gene encoding uncharacterized protein LOC127097712, with protein sequence MRTGLKNNIAYSFFDPEIGVLKDMVALITPDHVGMFRESYGGILKTVFRLTDCDRSAIHTLLQFYDPGLRCFVFPDYLLGPLMEDYVSILGIQIRDQIPFHVTRAEPDVLGISRALYLSPEMVKEGLKEKGKLPGFHLSFLEANAKEHAAVGNWKTVCALIAVSIYGIVLFPNQKNFVDRNAIRLFMQRNPIPTLIGDVYYSVHNRNEKRRGGLVRCCSQLLFRWFMGYLPSRGAFVQIDPSVKWSFRLMGLRADDIAWTHNGLAGRDFICSCGSLPNVPLVGVQGCINYNPMLLRRQMGFAIEGPPLGREIQESFYFPIDGNQTKLRQVLDEWRDIQRRGKVPYGKVNCRYFPLFEDWLRKRIESTFLPFPGGDSVCLRIEGPSSSVSMEEFLEMKRARDQLLAEKAELERSVAHFQAANQEIKVKMEDQDKRHALEAKRFEMDTAYYGKISQALASSNREHDITKEKLFRASKVIEDEKRRQIIVRDQRDDRVKGLIAEWEAKLQVKESEKLKIIAERDHYMAERDHYFRQMKIHQKEVGRLQQENTELRFAAEFARMEDEIGPSVGPSSS encoded by the coding sequence ATGAGGACCGGCCTGAAGAACAACATTGCttacagtttcttcgatccagagattggtgtgctcaaggatatggtagcattgattactcctgaccatgtggggatgtttagagagtcatacggtggtattctgaagacggttttcaggctcactgactgtgataggagtgccattcatactcttcttcagttctacgacccggGGCTGAGGTGCTTTGTAtttccagactatctgttggggcctctgatggaggattatgtcagcatcctgggtattcagatccgtgatcagattcctttccatgtcaCTAGGGCGGAGCCGgatgtccttgggatttcacgtgctctttatttgagtccggaaatggtcaaggaaggtttgaaggagaagggaaagttacctggatttcatttgagtttcttggaggctaatgccaaggaacatgctgctgtgggtaactggaagacggtttgtgctctgattgctgtgagcatttatgggattgttctgtttcctaaccagaagaatttCGTGGACCGTAATGCTatcaggttgtttatgcagagaaaccctattcctacctTGATTGGAGATGTATACTactcagtgcataacaggaatgagaagaggcgtggtggTCTGGTCAGATGCTGCTCTCAGCTACTCTTTAggtggttcatgggatatttgccttcccgaggtgcctTTGTTCAGATTGATCCTAGTGTGAAGTGGTCCTTTCgattgatgggtctgcgggctgatgacattgcttggactcataatggtttagctggtcgggacttcatatgcagttgtgggagtttacctaatgtgcctttggtgggagttcagggttgcattaattacaacccgatgcttctccggagacagatggggtttgctatagagggtcctcctctcgggcgagagattcaggagtccttctatttcccgattgatggtaaccagaccaagttgaggcaggtattggacgaatggcgagatatccagaggaggggtaaggttccttatggcaaagtcaactgccggtattttccactatttgaggattggttgcggaagaggattgagtcTACATTTCTACCGTTCCCTGGAGGTGACTCAGTGTGTCTtaggattgagggtccaagttcttctgtcagcatggaggagttccttgagatgaagagggccagagatcagttacttgcagagaaagcggagttggagagaagtgttgctcattttcaggcagctaatcaggaaatcaaagtgaagatggaagatcaagacaagcgacatgcttTGGAGGCCAAACGCTTcgagatggatacagcctactatgggaagatcagccaagctttagcatcGTCCAACAGGGAACATGACATCACAaaggagaagctgttcagagcatcgaaggtgattgaagatgaaaagaggaggcagatcattgtccgggatcagagagatgacagagtcaagggtctcattgctgagtgggaggcaaagctgcAAGTCAAGGAGTCAGAGAAGCTAAAGATCATTgcagagagagatcactatatggctgagagagaccactacttcaggcagatgaagattcatcagaaggaagttggaagactacagcaggagaataccgagctcaggttcgccgcagagttcgcgaggatggaagatgagatagggccatctgtgggaccctcatctagctag